A genomic segment from Leptolyngbya boryana PCC 6306 encodes:
- a CDS encoding MlaE family lipid ABC transporter permease subunit, translating into MTESPDNSSSALGRWSRRLIAAILLGGQVIVHLLSRKLNRRNTVEQMAAVGPESLLIALLTAMFVGAVFTIQVAREFINLGAGTAVGGVLAISLSRELAPVLTAVILAGRVGSAFAAEIGTMRVTEQIDALYMLRTDPIDYLVIPRVIACCLMLPILTLLSLVTGMTGGMFIAEWLYGISHNVFLNSAKNFLSVWDLCSSPIKGFVFGALIAVIGSSWGLTTTGGAKGVGQSTTTAVVTSLLAIFVVNFFLSWLMFQGPGQALGRGL; encoded by the coding sequence TTGACTGAATCGCCCGACAACTCTTCTTCTGCATTAGGACGATGGAGCCGACGCTTGATTGCCGCCATTTTACTGGGGGGACAAGTGATCGTCCATTTGTTGTCCCGTAAACTGAATCGTCGAAATACAGTGGAGCAGATGGCAGCCGTAGGCCCAGAATCGCTGTTGATTGCATTGTTGACGGCGATGTTTGTCGGCGCTGTATTTACGATTCAAGTCGCTCGCGAGTTTATTAATTTGGGTGCTGGAACGGCAGTTGGCGGAGTTTTGGCAATTTCGCTGTCCCGCGAGTTAGCTCCGGTTCTGACTGCGGTAATTTTAGCGGGACGGGTGGGGTCGGCATTTGCAGCAGAAATCGGGACAATGCGAGTGACAGAGCAGATTGATGCTTTGTATATGTTGAGAACTGATCCGATCGATTATCTGGTCATCCCCCGTGTGATTGCGTGCTGTTTGATGTTGCCGATTTTGACCTTGCTCTCTCTCGTAACAGGGATGACAGGGGGAATGTTTATTGCGGAATGGCTGTATGGCATCTCGCATAATGTTTTTCTGAATTCGGCAAAAAATTTCTTAAGTGTGTGGGATTTATGCAGTTCGCCGATTAAGGGATTTGTGTTTGGAGCGTTGATTGCGGTCATTGGTTCGAGTTGGGGACTAACGACAACCGGAGGCGCGAAAGGAGTGGGACAATCCACAACAACTGCCGTTGTCACGTCGCTGCTAGCCATTTTTGTCGTGAATTTCTTCTTGTCTTGGTTAATGTTTCAAGGCCCAGGACAGGCGCTTGGGCGAGGATTGTAG
- a CDS encoding P-loop NTPase family protein, producing MVSQVETPTFDAPRSRNLSVEGLVQVFTSFHRSFFTGVMAQAMRIAGQGTPVLVVQFLKGGIGQGYDRPMQLSQNLDWIRCNVVRCIDTPQIDPQEARSLLELWQHTRRVVEQNRYDLVVLDELSLAIHFGFIPEVEVLDFLQNRPRHVDVILTGPDMPEAILDVADQITELRRTHQP from the coding sequence ATGGTTTCGCAAGTTGAGACACCGACGTTTGATGCACCACGATCGCGCAATCTGAGCGTGGAAGGATTGGTGCAGGTGTTTACCTCGTTTCATCGCAGTTTTTTTACTGGGGTGATGGCGCAGGCGATGCGGATTGCAGGGCAGGGCACACCTGTTTTGGTGGTGCAGTTTCTCAAAGGGGGCATCGGGCAGGGATACGATCGACCGATGCAGTTGAGCCAGAATCTCGATTGGATTCGGTGCAATGTGGTGCGGTGCATTGACACCCCTCAGATTGATCCACAAGAAGCGCGATCGCTGTTAGAGCTTTGGCAGCATACCCGCCGAGTTGTTGAGCAAAATCGTTACGACTTAGTGGTTTTAGACGAGCTAAGTTTAGCGATTCATTTTGGGTTTATTCCTGAGGTTGAAGTGCTTGACTTTTTGCAAAATCGCCCGCGTCATGTGGATGTGATTTTGACGGGACCTGATATGCCTGAAGCGATTTTAGATGTAGCCGATCAAATCACAGAACTGCGCCGCACTCACCAACCGTAG
- the dcd gene encoding dCTP deaminase: MIKNDTWISQMAQEGMITPFEPQLVRRAEGLPVISYGLSSYGYDLRLSASEFRIFKHIPGTVVDPKNFSDANLEPAPLHHDENGSFFILPAHSYGLGVALERLEVPDNVTVICIGKSTYARIGLIANLTPAEAGWRGHLTLEFSNSSSADCRIYANEGIVQLLFLEGLPCAVSYDDRRGKYQDQVERVTLARV, encoded by the coding sequence ATGATCAAGAACGACACCTGGATTTCGCAGATGGCACAAGAGGGCATGATTACACCTTTTGAGCCTCAGCTTGTACGCCGTGCTGAAGGGCTGCCTGTGATTTCGTACGGGTTGAGCAGTTACGGATATGATTTGCGCTTGTCGGCTTCTGAGTTTCGGATCTTTAAGCACATTCCAGGAACGGTGGTTGATCCGAAGAATTTTAGCGATGCAAATCTGGAACCTGCCCCCTTGCATCACGATGAGAATGGAAGCTTCTTTATTTTGCCTGCTCATTCTTATGGGTTGGGTGTGGCGTTGGAGCGGTTGGAAGTGCCGGATAATGTGACGGTAATTTGTATTGGCAAATCGACTTATGCGCGGATTGGATTGATTGCGAATTTGACTCCGGCAGAAGCAGGCTGGAGAGGGCATTTGACGCTTGAGTTCTCGAATTCGTCGAGTGCAGATTGTCGGATTTATGCCAATGAAGGCATTGTGCAATTGCTGTTCTTAGAAGGGTTGCCCTGTGCGGTGAGTTATGACGATCGACGCGGTAAATATCAAGATCAAGTTGAACGGGTGACCTTAGCACGAGTCTAA